The following are encoded together in the Arvicanthis niloticus isolate mArvNil1 chromosome 11, mArvNil1.pat.X, whole genome shotgun sequence genome:
- the Garem2 gene encoding GRB2-associated and regulator of MAPK protein 2 isoform X1, with protein sequence MEKLAAGLAGLRWSMGAFPLDLIVSRCRLPTLACLGPGEYAEGVSERDILLIHSCRQWTTVTAHTLEEGHYVIGPKIDIPLQYPGKFKLLEQARDVREPVRYFSSVEEVASVFPDRIFVMEAITFSVKVVSGEFSEDSEVYNFTLHAGDELTLMGQAEILCAKTTKERSRFTTLLRKLGRAGALAGIGGPGSMGATGGGGGASKPVKGKMPCLICMNHRTNESLSLPFQCQGRFSTRSPLELQMQEGEHTVRAIIERVRLPVNVLVPSRPPRNPYDLHPVREGHCYKLVSIISKTVVLGLALRREGPAPLHFLLLTDTPRFTLPQGLLAGDPRVERLVRDSASYCRERFDPDEYSTAVREAPAELAEDCASPRRARLCLPAPRAPGPVRAPGPPGRLGPALPAAGDGDQEYVSPDWAGAPEPAAACAEIPYEELWVHQVSESLADARARPLAGPDLISFGTVGPPRHEPEAPPPPVPPKSEAVKEECRLLHAPPVPPRGGSSCSRLTGSPPVPPRFPKLQPVHSPSSSLSYYSSGLQDGAGSRSGSGSPSPDAYSLYCYPCTWGDCKASESSSRPPPGPLPSTTTQPSQASRALAEPLSGRTTSLLGVDTPVVKNYHSCPPLFKPSRPQKSLAPFGALNPFSGPAHPSGAPAASSSGSTSTSGALATSSPIHSPGPGPQGQGYSAALSSSLSSSEWQEPALEPLDPFELGQASPPELELLRCQEPRAAGAPASGPCLSPLGPPKAFEPEGLVLRQVPASLSPAALQGPEAGGTLLFLTQGCLEGPPGSPREGATSAGVRDASSWQPPADLSALSLEEVSRSLRFIGLSEDVVSFFARERIDGSIFVQLSEDILADDFHLTKLQVKKIMQFIKGWRPKI encoded by the exons ATGGAGAAGCTGGCGGCCGGGCTGGCGGGGCTGCGCTGGAGCATGGGCGCTTTCCCGCTGGACCTCATCGTCAGCCGCTGTCGCCTACCCACGCTCGCCTGCCTCGGACCAG ggGAGTATGCTGAGGGCGTCAGTGAACGGGATATCCTGCTCATCCACTCCTGCCGCCAGTGGACCACAGTGACTGCCCACACCCTGGAGGAGGGCCACTACGTCATTGGGCCCAAGATTGACATCCCCCTGCAGTACCCAG GCAAATTCAAGCTCCTGGAGCAGGCTCGGGATGTGCGGGAGCCGGTGAGATACTTCAGCAGCGTGGAGGAGGTGGCCAGTGTCTTCCCTGACCGAATCTTTGTGATGGAAGCTATCACCTTCAGTGTCAAG GTGGTGTCAGGCGAGTTCAGCGAGGACAGCGAGGTGTACAACTTCACACTGCACGCAGGCGACGAGCTCACTCTCATGGGCCAGGCAGAGATTCTGTGCGCCAAGACGACCAAGGAGCGCTCGCGCTTCACCACGCTCCTACGCAAGCTGGGCCGTGCAGGGGCCTTGGCCGGAATCGGCGGCCCGGGGAGCATGGGGGCCACAGGGGGTGGCGGCGGGGCCTCCAAGCCCGTCAAAGGCAAGATGCCCTGTCTCATCTGCATGAACCACCGCACCAACGAGAGCCTGAGCCTGCCCTTCCAGTGCCAGGGCCGCTTCAGCACGCGCAGCCCGCTGGAGCTGCAGATGCAGGAGGGCGAGCACACGGTGCGCGCCATCATCGAGCGCGTGCGGCTGCCGGTGAACGTGCTGGTGCCCAGCCGGCCGCCGCGCAACCCCTACGACCTCCACCCGGTGCGGGAGGGCCACTGCTACAAGCTGGTCAGCATCATCTCCAAGACCGTGGTGCTGGGGCTGGCGTTGCGCCGCGAGGGCCCCGCGCCGCTGCACTTCCTGCTGCTCACGGACACGCCGCGCTTCACTCTGCCGCAGGGTCTGCTGGCCGGGGACCCGCGCGTCGAGCGCCTGGTGCGCGACAGCGCCTCCTACTGCCGCGAACGCTTCGATCCGGACGAGTACTCCACTGCTGTGCGCGAGGCGCCAGCCGAGCTCGCCGAAGACTGCGCCAGCCCGCGCCGTGCGCGCCTCTGCCTGCCCGCGCCGCGCGCCCCGGGGCCGGTCCGCGCGCCTGGACCGCCGGGTCGCCTGGGTCCCGCCCTGCCTGCTGCCGGCGACGGCGACCAGGAGTACGTGAGCCCCGATTGGGCGGGTGCGCCCGAGCCCGCGGCCGCGTGCGCTGAGATCCCCTACGAGGAGCTGTGGGTGCACCAAGTCTCCGAGAGCCTCGCCGACGCCCGTGCACGGCCACTGGCGGGGCCGGACCTCATCTCCTTCGGGACTGTGGGGCCCCCACGGCATGAACCAGAGGCACCACCGCCTCCTGTACCCCCCAAATCCGAAGCG GTGAAGGAAGAGTGCCGCCTGCTTCACGCCCCTCCTGTGCCCCCTAGGGGTGGCAGCAGCTGCAGCCGACTCACAGGTAGCCCTCCAGTGCCGCCCCGTTTTCCCAAGCTGCAGCCTGTCCACTCACCCAGCTCCAGTCTTTCCTACTATTCCTCTGGCCTGCAGGATGG GGCAGGATCCCGCAGTGGCAGTGGTTCCCCATCACCGGATGCATACTCTCTCTATTGCTACCCTTGCACTTGGGGAGATTGTAAAGCCAGCGAGTCCTCTAGTCGCCCGCCACCAGGACCCCTACCTTCTACCACCACTCAGCCCAGCCAGGCCTCGAGAGCCCTAGCAGAGCCCCTGAGTGGTCGAACCACCTCCCTCTTGGGGGTTGACaccccagtggttaagaactacCATAGCTGCCCGCCTCTGTTCAAGCCCTCTCGTCCCCAGAAGTCCTTGGCTCCCTTTGGTGCACTCAACCCTTTCTCTGGGCCCGCCCACCCTTCAGGTGCTCCAGCGGCCTCTTCCTCTGGGTCCACATCCACCTCGGGTGCCCTGGCTACCTCCAGCCCCATACACTCCCCGGGCCCAGGCCCACAGGGCCAAGGTTACTCAgctgctctctcctcctccttgtcgTCCTCTGAGTGGCAGGAGCCAGCGCTGGAGCCCCTGGACCCATTTGAGCTGGGGCAGGCCAGTCCTCCTGAGCTGGAGCTGCTGCGCTGTCAGGAGCCCAGAGCTGCGGGGGCACCTGCGTCTGGACCTTGCCTTTCACCACTTGGTCCGCCCAAGGCCTTTGAGCCCGAAGGTTTGGTGCTGAGGCAAGTCCCTGCCTCATTGTCACCAGCTGCCTTGCAggggcctgaggcaggaggaaccctACTCTTTCTCACCCAAGGTTGCCTGGAAGGGCCTCCTGGCAGCCCCCGGGAGGGAGCCACGAGCGCTGGAGTCCGGGATGCTTCCTCATGGCAGCCACCAGCAGACTTGTCTGCACTCTCCCTGGAAGAGGTCTCACGTAGTCTGCGCTTCATTGGGCTCTCAGAGGACGTGGTGAGCTTCTTTGCCCGAGAACGCATTGATGGAAGCATCTTTGTGCAGCTCAGTGAAGACATCTTGGCTGATGACTTTCATCTCACCAAGCTTCAGGTCAAGAAGATTATGCAGTTCATCAAAGGTTGGAGACCCAAGATCTGA
- the Garem2 gene encoding GRB2-associated and regulator of MAPK protein 2 isoform X2: MEKLAAGLAGLRWSMGAFPLDLIVSRCRLPTLACLGPGEYAEGVSERDILLIHSCRQWTTVTAHTLEEGHYVIGPKIDIPLQYPGKFKLLEQARDVREPVRYFSSVEEVASVFPDRIFVMEAITFSVKVVSGEFSEDSEVYNFTLHAGDELTLMGQAEILCAKTTKERSRFTTLLRKLGRAGALAGIGGPGSMGATGGGGGASKPVKGKMPCLICMNHRTNESLSLPFQCQGRFSTRSPLELQMQEGEHTVRAIIERVRLPVNVLVPSRPPRNPYDLHPVREGHCYKLVSIISKTVVLGLALRREGPAPLHFLLLTDTPRFTLPQGLLAGDPRVERLVRDSASYCRERFDPDEYSTAVREAPAELAEDCASPRRARLCLPAPRAPGPVRAPGPPGRLGPALPAAGDGDQEYVSPDWAGAPEPAAACAEIPYEELWVHQVSESLADARARPLAGPDLISFGTVGPPRHEPEAPPPPVPPKSEAVKEECRLLHAPPVPPRGGSSCSRLTGSPPVPPRFPKLQPVHSPSSSLSYYSSGLQDGAGSRSGSGSPSPDAYSLYCYPCTWGDCKASESSSRPPPGPLPSTTTQPSQASRALAEPLSGRTTSLLGVDTPVVKNYHSCPPLFKPSRPQKSLAPFGALNPFSGPAHPSGAPAASSSGSTSTSGALATSSPIHSPGPGPQGQGYSAALSSSLSSSEWQEPALEPLDPFELGQASPPELELLRCQEPRAAGAPASGPCLSPLGPPKAFEPEGLVLRQVPASLSPAALQGPEAGGTLLFLTQGCLEGPPGSPREGATSAGVRDASSWQPPADLSALSLEEVSRSLRFIGLSEDVLQVKKIMQFIKGWRPKI; the protein is encoded by the exons ATGGAGAAGCTGGCGGCCGGGCTGGCGGGGCTGCGCTGGAGCATGGGCGCTTTCCCGCTGGACCTCATCGTCAGCCGCTGTCGCCTACCCACGCTCGCCTGCCTCGGACCAG ggGAGTATGCTGAGGGCGTCAGTGAACGGGATATCCTGCTCATCCACTCCTGCCGCCAGTGGACCACAGTGACTGCCCACACCCTGGAGGAGGGCCACTACGTCATTGGGCCCAAGATTGACATCCCCCTGCAGTACCCAG GCAAATTCAAGCTCCTGGAGCAGGCTCGGGATGTGCGGGAGCCGGTGAGATACTTCAGCAGCGTGGAGGAGGTGGCCAGTGTCTTCCCTGACCGAATCTTTGTGATGGAAGCTATCACCTTCAGTGTCAAG GTGGTGTCAGGCGAGTTCAGCGAGGACAGCGAGGTGTACAACTTCACACTGCACGCAGGCGACGAGCTCACTCTCATGGGCCAGGCAGAGATTCTGTGCGCCAAGACGACCAAGGAGCGCTCGCGCTTCACCACGCTCCTACGCAAGCTGGGCCGTGCAGGGGCCTTGGCCGGAATCGGCGGCCCGGGGAGCATGGGGGCCACAGGGGGTGGCGGCGGGGCCTCCAAGCCCGTCAAAGGCAAGATGCCCTGTCTCATCTGCATGAACCACCGCACCAACGAGAGCCTGAGCCTGCCCTTCCAGTGCCAGGGCCGCTTCAGCACGCGCAGCCCGCTGGAGCTGCAGATGCAGGAGGGCGAGCACACGGTGCGCGCCATCATCGAGCGCGTGCGGCTGCCGGTGAACGTGCTGGTGCCCAGCCGGCCGCCGCGCAACCCCTACGACCTCCACCCGGTGCGGGAGGGCCACTGCTACAAGCTGGTCAGCATCATCTCCAAGACCGTGGTGCTGGGGCTGGCGTTGCGCCGCGAGGGCCCCGCGCCGCTGCACTTCCTGCTGCTCACGGACACGCCGCGCTTCACTCTGCCGCAGGGTCTGCTGGCCGGGGACCCGCGCGTCGAGCGCCTGGTGCGCGACAGCGCCTCCTACTGCCGCGAACGCTTCGATCCGGACGAGTACTCCACTGCTGTGCGCGAGGCGCCAGCCGAGCTCGCCGAAGACTGCGCCAGCCCGCGCCGTGCGCGCCTCTGCCTGCCCGCGCCGCGCGCCCCGGGGCCGGTCCGCGCGCCTGGACCGCCGGGTCGCCTGGGTCCCGCCCTGCCTGCTGCCGGCGACGGCGACCAGGAGTACGTGAGCCCCGATTGGGCGGGTGCGCCCGAGCCCGCGGCCGCGTGCGCTGAGATCCCCTACGAGGAGCTGTGGGTGCACCAAGTCTCCGAGAGCCTCGCCGACGCCCGTGCACGGCCACTGGCGGGGCCGGACCTCATCTCCTTCGGGACTGTGGGGCCCCCACGGCATGAACCAGAGGCACCACCGCCTCCTGTACCCCCCAAATCCGAAGCG GTGAAGGAAGAGTGCCGCCTGCTTCACGCCCCTCCTGTGCCCCCTAGGGGTGGCAGCAGCTGCAGCCGACTCACAGGTAGCCCTCCAGTGCCGCCCCGTTTTCCCAAGCTGCAGCCTGTCCACTCACCCAGCTCCAGTCTTTCCTACTATTCCTCTGGCCTGCAGGATGG GGCAGGATCCCGCAGTGGCAGTGGTTCCCCATCACCGGATGCATACTCTCTCTATTGCTACCCTTGCACTTGGGGAGATTGTAAAGCCAGCGAGTCCTCTAGTCGCCCGCCACCAGGACCCCTACCTTCTACCACCACTCAGCCCAGCCAGGCCTCGAGAGCCCTAGCAGAGCCCCTGAGTGGTCGAACCACCTCCCTCTTGGGGGTTGACaccccagtggttaagaactacCATAGCTGCCCGCCTCTGTTCAAGCCCTCTCGTCCCCAGAAGTCCTTGGCTCCCTTTGGTGCACTCAACCCTTTCTCTGGGCCCGCCCACCCTTCAGGTGCTCCAGCGGCCTCTTCCTCTGGGTCCACATCCACCTCGGGTGCCCTGGCTACCTCCAGCCCCATACACTCCCCGGGCCCAGGCCCACAGGGCCAAGGTTACTCAgctgctctctcctcctccttgtcgTCCTCTGAGTGGCAGGAGCCAGCGCTGGAGCCCCTGGACCCATTTGAGCTGGGGCAGGCCAGTCCTCCTGAGCTGGAGCTGCTGCGCTGTCAGGAGCCCAGAGCTGCGGGGGCACCTGCGTCTGGACCTTGCCTTTCACCACTTGGTCCGCCCAAGGCCTTTGAGCCCGAAGGTTTGGTGCTGAGGCAAGTCCCTGCCTCATTGTCACCAGCTGCCTTGCAggggcctgaggcaggaggaaccctACTCTTTCTCACCCAAGGTTGCCTGGAAGGGCCTCCTGGCAGCCCCCGGGAGGGAGCCACGAGCGCTGGAGTCCGGGATGCTTCCTCATGGCAGCCACCAGCAGACTTGTCTGCACTCTCCCTGGAAGAGGTCTCACGTAGTCTGCGCTTCATTGGGCTCTCAGAGGACGTG CTTCAGGTCAAGAAGATTATGCAGTTCATCAAAGGTTGGAGACCCAAGATCTGA